Proteins encoded in a region of the Photobacterium profundum SS9 genome:
- a CDS encoding TAXI family TRAP transporter solute-binding subunit produces MKRISLSSVLVGFISLVVSLTAHAEQFITIGTGGVTGVYYPTGGAICRLVNKDRKTHGIRCSVESTGGSIYNINTIRAGELDLAIAQSDWQYHAYNGTSLFEEKGPFKSLRSVFSLHAEPFTVVARADSGIKTFDDLKGKRVNIGNPGSGQRGTMEVLMKAKGWTMKDFKLVSELKASEQSKALCDNKIDAMIYTVGHPSGAIKEATTSCSSVIVEVAGPVIDKLVDENAFYRIVTIPGGMYMGSENGVKTFGVGATFVSSTQVDNNVIYAVTQSVFDNFNEFKRLHPAFSGLKKEEMIKDGLTAPLHDGAKKYYIEVGLLAK; encoded by the coding sequence ATGAAACGTATATCTCTTAGCTCAGTTCTAGTTGGTTTTATTTCATTAGTTGTATCGCTTACCGCGCATGCAGAACAGTTCATTACTATTGGTACAGGCGGCGTTACAGGCGTGTATTACCCAACGGGCGGTGCAATCTGTCGCTTGGTGAATAAAGACCGTAAAACCCACGGTATACGCTGCTCTGTCGAAAGTACGGGGGGCTCTATCTATAACATCAATACTATTCGAGCAGGTGAACTTGATTTAGCCATCGCGCAATCAGATTGGCAATATCATGCGTATAACGGCACAAGCCTATTTGAAGAAAAAGGCCCTTTTAAGTCATTACGTTCCGTATTTTCTCTTCATGCTGAACCTTTTACCGTTGTCGCAAGAGCTGACTCTGGCATTAAGACCTTTGATGATTTGAAAGGAAAGCGCGTCAATATTGGTAACCCGGGTTCTGGGCAACGAGGCACGATGGAAGTATTAATGAAAGCCAAAGGCTGGACAATGAAAGACTTTAAATTAGTGTCAGAATTAAAAGCATCTGAACAATCCAAAGCATTATGTGATAACAAAATCGATGCAATGATTTACACCGTTGGGCACCCTAGCGGCGCCATTAAAGAAGCCACAACATCTTGCAGTAGTGTGATTGTTGAAGTTGCAGGGCCTGTCATCGATAAGTTAGTCGATGAAAATGCGTTCTATCGTATTGTGACCATTCCTGGCGGCATGTACATGGGTTCAGAGAATGGTGTAAAAACATTTGGTGTCGGCGCGACTTTCGTGAGTTCAACTCAAGTCGATAACAATGTGATTTATGCGGTTACACAGTCTGTTTTTGATAATTTCAATGAGTTTAAAAGATTACATCCGGCTTTTAGTGGCTTGAAAAAAGAAGAAATGATTAAAGATGGATTAACAGCTCCACTGCACGATGGGGCTAAAAAATACTATATCGAAGTCGGTTTACTCGCGAAATAG
- a CDS encoding DMT family transporter translates to MSHKHNPIQGASWMLTAGLAFALVNSLAQYLSVKLHLPSTTVGFIQYFIALIAMLPWLKNLGLRHALRTEHFKQHCFRVFLSVIGIQLWLWALAYPVPIWQGIALLMTSPLFATIGSGLFLKEKVGTARWVATLAGFIGAMIILEPWGDSFNWASLLPIGAAFFWASYSLMVKKLSVYDSPTTMVVYLLILITPFNLFLALPTFTVPDQNMTWILLAAAGLLTALAQWAIAKSYAAADASFVQPFDHAKLPLNVLAGWVVFGWAPPGRLWLGAAIIVASVAFITHWENRKKVTKLLNG, encoded by the coding sequence ATGTCTCACAAACACAATCCAATTCAAGGTGCGAGCTGGATGCTAACTGCTGGCTTAGCATTTGCACTTGTAAATAGCTTGGCACAGTACTTAAGCGTTAAACTTCATTTACCCTCGACGACTGTCGGTTTTATCCAATATTTTATTGCTTTGATTGCAATGCTTCCTTGGTTAAAAAATTTGGGGTTACGACACGCTTTACGTACCGAGCATTTCAAACAACATTGCTTTCGGGTTTTCCTATCCGTTATAGGTATTCAGTTGTGGCTGTGGGCACTCGCTTATCCTGTGCCTATTTGGCAAGGTATCGCGTTATTGATGACATCCCCTTTATTTGCCACGATTGGCTCAGGTTTATTCCTAAAAGAAAAAGTCGGTACGGCGCGCTGGGTGGCAACATTAGCAGGCTTTATTGGCGCAATGATTATTCTAGAACCTTGGGGAGATTCCTTTAACTGGGCGTCGCTATTACCGATAGGTGCCGCTTTCTTTTGGGCAAGCTATTCACTCATGGTTAAGAAGTTATCGGTTTATGATTCACCGACTACGATGGTGGTTTATCTTTTAATTTTGATCACCCCATTTAATCTGTTTTTGGCATTGCCAACATTCACCGTTCCCGATCAAAACATGACTTGGATATTACTCGCGGCTGCTGGTTTGTTAACGGCATTGGCACAGTGGGCAATCGCGAAGTCTTATGCTGCTGCTGATGCCTCTTTTGTTCAGCCTTTTGATCATGCCAAATTGCCTCTTAACGTTTTAGCTGGCTGGGTTGTATTCGGTTGGGCACCTCCCGGTCGTTTATGGTTAGGGGCGGCCATTATTGTCGCGTCTGTTGCCTTTATTACGCATTGGGAAAACCGTAAAAAAGTAACTAAATTGTTAAATGGCTAA
- the cdd gene encoding cytidine deaminase produces the protein MHAKIMDALGSLPSDLASAVKPIFEDANFDATLSPEQFTTLLSTTHMTDSELRVALLPIAAAYSVAPISKFFVGAIVRGESGRLYFGANMEFVGASLSQTIHAEQSAISHAWIKGETGITDITINYSPCGHCRQFMNELTTAKTLIVQLPEREEQTLQQYLPESFGPADLNITDALLGKIDHGMTIKETDEFVAIACKAANGSHAPYTKNYSGVALKATDGKVFTGKYAENAAFNPSLPPLQVALVNMNMAGYALTEIAEAALVEKADSTISHLSDTQTTLEALNPDIPLTYVAA, from the coding sequence ATGCATGCTAAGATCATGGATGCTTTAGGTTCCTTACCCTCTGATCTTGCATCAGCGGTAAAGCCTATATTTGAAGATGCTAATTTTGATGCAACACTAAGTCCCGAACAATTCACCACACTGCTTTCAACAACCCACATGACAGACAGTGAATTACGCGTTGCCCTTCTTCCTATCGCTGCTGCTTACTCCGTTGCTCCTATTTCTAAATTCTTTGTCGGTGCCATTGTTCGTGGTGAATCTGGTCGTTTGTATTTCGGTGCAAACATGGAATTTGTCGGCGCATCACTTTCTCAAACTATTCATGCTGAACAATCTGCAATTAGCCATGCGTGGATAAAAGGCGAAACGGGCATTACTGATATTACAATTAACTACAGCCCATGTGGCCACTGTCGTCAGTTCATGAACGAGCTTACAACGGCGAAGACGTTAATTGTTCAATTACCCGAGCGTGAAGAACAAACCTTACAACAGTATTTACCTGAATCGTTTGGCCCTGCTGATCTGAATATTACCGATGCACTGCTAGGTAAAATTGACCACGGTATGACGATTAAAGAAACAGACGAGTTTGTTGCCATAGCTTGTAAAGCGGCGAATGGTTCACATGCTCCTTACACCAAAAATTACAGCGGTGTTGCATTGAAAGCGACTGACGGTAAAGTGTTCACTGGTAAGTATGCTGAAAATGCAGCCTTCAATCCTAGCCTTCCGCCATTACAAGTTGCCTTGGTTAATATGAATATGGCGGGTTATGCGTTAACTGAGATTGCAGAAGCAGCATTAGTTGAAAAAGCAGACAGCACCATTAGCCATCTTTCAGATACGCAAACAACACTTGAAGCATTGAACCCTGATATTCCCCTTACTTATGTAGCGGCATAA
- a CDS encoding CidB/LrgB family autolysis modulator: MWLITTLIVFYLARLISKRLQHPIVNPLLICLVIIIPLLLWLNVPYTEYMAQNKWLNYLLEPAVVALAFPLYEQLSQIRQKWKVILSACLVGSLLSMIVGASIALSMGASPELTASILPKSVTTPIAMAVADQIGGVPAIAAIMVIIAGLFGAVFGYPLFKLFGIHAPIAKGLTMGTVSHALGTAKAAEENHQEGAFSSLALVICGIFTSILAPIVYPIILMMFGY, translated from the coding sequence ATCTGGCTTATTACTACTCTGATCGTTTTTTATCTGGCGCGTCTTATATCTAAACGATTACAACACCCTATTGTGAACCCACTGCTTATTTGCCTTGTCATTATTATTCCTTTGCTGTTGTGGCTGAATGTGCCCTATACAGAATATATGGCACAAAATAAGTGGCTGAATTATTTGCTAGAACCTGCTGTTGTTGCGTTGGCGTTTCCGCTTTACGAACAGCTGTCGCAAATACGCCAAAAGTGGAAAGTCATTTTATCTGCCTGTTTAGTGGGTAGTCTTCTTTCGATGATTGTGGGCGCAAGTATTGCCCTATCAATGGGGGCTTCACCTGAATTAACTGCCAGTATTTTACCTAAATCGGTTACAACACCTATTGCAATGGCAGTGGCTGATCAAATTGGTGGTGTACCTGCGATTGCTGCCATTATGGTGATTATTGCGGGGCTATTTGGTGCTGTATTTGGGTATCCATTATTTAAGCTATTTGGCATACATGCTCCCATTGCGAAAGGGTTAACAATGGGCACGGTTTCTCACGCATTGGGTACGGCGAAAGCGGCGGAAGAAAACCATCAAGAAGGCGCATTCAGTTCATTAGCCTTGGTTATTTGCGGTATTTTTACCTCGATATTGGCACCAATTGTCTACCCAATCATTTTGATGATGTTTGGTTATTGA
- a CDS encoding CidA/LrgA family protein: protein MKYIRSFAIIFACLFLGKGIQALTGVAIPGSIIGMLILFAVLSMGLIPSYWAKDGCHLLIRHMALLFVPVGVGLMDYLDLISTNTLPILLSTLGSSLVVLIVIGVATHHKEK, encoded by the coding sequence ATGAAATACATTCGCTCATTCGCGATCATCTTTGCTTGCCTTTTTCTCGGTAAAGGCATTCAAGCGTTAACGGGAGTCGCTATTCCCGGCAGTATTATCGGCATGCTTATTCTTTTCGCCGTACTTTCTATGGGGCTAATTCCCTCGTATTGGGCAAAAGATGGTTGCCACCTGCTTATTCGTCACATGGCGCTATTATTCGTGCCTGTTGGTGTTGGGCTTATGGATTATCTCGATCTCATCAGTACGAATACCCTTCCTATTTTACTTAGTACGTTAGGCAGTAGCTTGGTTGTATTAATTGTCATTGGTGTTGCTACGCACCATAAGGAAAAATAA
- a CDS encoding winged helix-turn-helix domain-containing protein — MTTKALTRCYRFHDVDFEPDLNLLVWHDETETRLTLHESRLLEVLCYFSGEVITSQTLFDKTFVQLGPDTENTHDQFDLNSLFISLNKKLTHNNAMAIPIQVVPKYGFRVPLPEKTCRLFHTFKEPKQDVAPTSHTEETPISTTEDIVKNSIFHKVSVLMIAIASIVLYFAYKL; from the coding sequence ATGACAACGAAAGCCCTAACCCGCTGTTACCGTTTTCATGATGTTGATTTCGAACCAGATCTCAATTTATTGGTATGGCATGATGAAACCGAAACCCGTCTCACACTGCATGAGTCGCGCTTGTTAGAAGTCTTATGTTATTTCTCTGGTGAGGTCATCACGTCTCAAACCTTATTTGATAAAACATTCGTACAATTGGGGCCTGATACAGAAAATACACACGACCAGTTTGATTTAAACTCACTCTTTATTTCGCTTAATAAAAAGCTAACACACAATAATGCGATGGCAATTCCTATTCAGGTTGTGCCTAAATACGGTTTTCGTGTCCCCCTTCCTGAAAAAACATGTCGTCTATTTCATACATTTAAAGAGCCGAAGCAAGACGTTGCCCCTACTTCCCACACAGAAGAAACACCGATATCTACAACGGAAGATATTGTTAAAAATAGTATTTTTCATAAAGTGTCTGTACTTATGATAGCGATTGCAAGCATCGTATTATACTTCGCATATAAGCTATAA
- the sbcB gene encoding exodeoxyribonuclease I translates to MKKTNEPTLYWIDYETFGATPATDRACQFAGVRTDMDFNIIGKPLVIYCKPPVDYLPSPEACLITGITPQEAQEKGLPEPEFIAQIHAELSKPNTCVIGYNNVRFDDEVTRYTLYRNFYDPYAWGWQNGNSRWDLLDIMRTCYALRPEGVNWPNNDEGLPSFKLEHLSVANGIEHANAHDAMADVYATIELAKILKTNQPKLFNYLFDLRHKRKLQELIDIVNLTPLVHVSGMFGVGCGNTSWIVPMAWHPDNKNAVITVNLAQDPTPLIELDADQIRERMYTKRSELKPDELPIPVKLVHLNKCPVLAPAKTLKAEDADRIGIDRAQCLKNLQILKEHPEVREKLVAIFAVQREYKENTDVDSMLYDGFFSTSDRSSIDIIRESTPEALAEIKLNVEDKRIKPLLFRYRARNFPMTLNYEEQQKWKHHCQDFFQDNLPAYMENFEAVATENQSNEHKMKILKALYDYINNSVS, encoded by the coding sequence ATGAAGAAGACAAACGAGCCAACACTCTATTGGATTGATTATGAAACCTTCGGGGCAACACCAGCTACCGATCGCGCATGTCAATTTGCAGGTGTTCGTACAGATATGGATTTCAACATTATCGGTAAGCCACTGGTAATTTACTGTAAGCCACCTGTTGACTACTTACCGTCACCAGAAGCCTGTTTAATAACCGGTATCACGCCGCAAGAAGCGCAAGAAAAAGGGTTACCTGAACCTGAATTTATCGCCCAAATTCATGCCGAGTTATCTAAACCGAATACCTGTGTTATTGGTTATAACAATGTGCGCTTTGATGATGAAGTAACACGCTATACCCTTTACCGTAATTTCTATGACCCATACGCGTGGGGCTGGCAAAATGGTAATTCACGTTGGGATTTGCTTGATATTATGCGTACCTGTTATGCCCTTCGTCCTGAAGGGGTTAACTGGCCCAATAATGATGAAGGTTTGCCAAGCTTTAAGCTAGAACACTTGTCTGTTGCGAATGGCATTGAACATGCGAACGCACACGATGCAATGGCAGATGTGTATGCAACCATTGAATTAGCTAAAATATTAAAAACGAATCAGCCAAAGTTATTTAACTACCTGTTTGATTTACGCCATAAGCGTAAGCTGCAAGAGTTAATTGATATTGTGAACTTAACGCCTTTAGTGCATGTTTCTGGCATGTTTGGCGTGGGGTGTGGCAATACAAGCTGGATAGTGCCTATGGCATGGCATCCTGATAACAAGAATGCCGTTATTACGGTTAACCTTGCGCAAGATCCTACGCCTTTGATCGAGCTCGATGCAGATCAGATACGTGAACGTATGTACACCAAGCGCAGTGAGCTGAAACCAGACGAATTACCGATACCGGTAAAATTGGTTCACTTGAATAAATGCCCTGTTCTTGCGCCAGCGAAAACATTAAAAGCAGAAGATGCCGATCGTATTGGTATTGATCGCGCCCAATGTTTAAAGAATCTGCAAATTCTAAAAGAGCACCCAGAAGTACGAGAAAAACTGGTGGCTATTTTTGCGGTTCAGCGTGAATACAAAGAAAATACCGATGTCGATTCGATGCTATATGATGGTTTCTTCTCTACTTCGGATCGCTCTTCTATCGATATTATTCGCGAATCGACACCTGAAGCACTGGCAGAAATTAAGCTTAACGTTGAAGATAAGCGCATTAAGCCGCTGTTATTCCGCTACCGTGCGCGTAATTTTCCGATGACATTGAATTACGAAGAACAGCAAAAATGGAAACACCACTGCCAAGACTTCTTTCAAGATAATTTACCTGCATATATGGAAAATTTTGAAGCCGTGGCGACAGAAAACCAATCAAATGAACATAAAATGAAAATACTGAAAGCACTGTATGACTACATCAACAACAGTGTTAGCTAA
- a CDS encoding tyrosine-type recombinase/integrase — MSLLDRRLRIISKLKTYDGPAQLNDGDGLIARITPRAIITFQYRCRFNGKQLRIHIGKYPATSLKEARRKHKIMMELRESGRNPKIANTGEQDFVTLDDCVNYWLKHYVPNLKKGTQELYRSFSRNYFLGTFPARNIETIPAREWMQWLDSISVNKPKTANSLFTTLRACLNFCKGKFIIEKTDLDRIKKQNVGIKPEMGSRVPSWSELTQIWLAIERSRASTSNKTLHQLTMLWGNRLSELRLARRSHFDMKAGIWTVPKELSKTNRPIRRPIPTKVRTILERVMATYEDVLFPGRNLDKPISIAAANRYIRRIRDSLPLEYWRTHDFRRSLSTGASELGVMPHVVEKMLGHELGGVLAVYNKHDWLGDQLVAYDLYAENLIDFLDTNDR, encoded by the coding sequence ATGAGCTTGTTAGATCGAAGGTTAAGAATAATAAGTAAACTCAAAACCTATGATGGACCAGCCCAACTTAACGACGGAGATGGTTTGATTGCTCGTATCACACCCCGTGCAATTATTACCTTTCAATACCGCTGTCGCTTTAATGGTAAACAACTAAGAATTCATATTGGTAAGTATCCCGCAACTTCCCTAAAAGAGGCAAGGCGAAAACATAAAATCATGATGGAATTGAGGGAATCAGGAAGAAATCCCAAGATTGCGAATACTGGTGAGCAAGATTTCGTCACTTTAGACGATTGTGTTAACTATTGGCTAAAGCATTATGTCCCTAATCTAAAGAAGGGAACGCAAGAACTTTACCGCTCCTTTTCTAGAAACTACTTCCTCGGTACATTTCCCGCTAGAAACATAGAGACCATACCCGCAAGAGAATGGATGCAATGGCTAGACAGTATTAGCGTCAATAAGCCCAAAACTGCCAACTCACTCTTCACCACGTTACGTGCCTGTCTTAACTTCTGCAAAGGCAAATTCATTATAGAAAAAACTGATCTAGACCGCATTAAAAAACAGAATGTAGGTATTAAGCCTGAAATGGGTAGCCGCGTACCGTCCTGGTCTGAATTAACACAAATCTGGTTAGCTATTGAACGTAGCCGCGCCAGTACTTCTAATAAAACTCTTCACCAACTCACCATGTTATGGGGTAACCGGCTATCAGAGCTACGTCTTGCTCGACGATCCCATTTCGACATGAAAGCTGGTATCTGGACGGTACCTAAAGAACTCAGCAAAACTAATAGACCTATCCGCCGTCCAATTCCCACTAAAGTACGAACCATTCTAGAACGTGTTATGGCAACCTATGAAGATGTCTTATTCCCTGGGCGTAACCTCGATAAGCCAATCAGCATTGCAGCGGCTAACCGGTATATAAGACGAATCCGCGATAGCTTGCCGTTAGAGTACTGGCGAACTCACGATTTCAGGCGTTCATTATCTACTGGGGCCTCTGAGCTTGGCGTAATGCCCCACGTTGTAGAGAAGATGTTAGGTCACGAATTAGGCGGAGTACTTGCCGTGTATAACAAGCATGATTGGTTAGGTGACCAGCTGGTGGCTTATGATTTGTATGCTGAAAATTTGATAGACTTCTTAGACACTAATGATAGATAA
- a CDS encoding type II toxin-antitoxin system Phd/YefM family antitoxin, which yields MRRIHLDQDIQPLSEFRAGVASFIRQINETRRPLVITQRGKGVAVVLDVAEYEAMQEKIELLEEIQSAESQLASGLGVSNEDARSQVLGRIKR from the coding sequence ATGCGACGTATACATTTAGACCAAGATATCCAACCTCTATCTGAGTTTCGGGCCGGTGTAGCTTCATTCATTCGCCAAATCAACGAGACTCGTCGACCATTAGTGATCACCCAGCGTGGTAAGGGTGTTGCTGTTGTTCTTGATGTTGCTGAATACGAAGCGATGCAGGAAAAAATTGAGTTACTTGAAGAAATTCAAAGTGCGGAGTCCCAATTGGCTAGCGGTCTAGGTGTGTCTAATGAAGATGCTCGTTCTCAAGTTCTAGGTCGTATCAAAAGATGA
- a CDS encoding type II toxin-antitoxin system RelE/ParE family toxin produces the protein MKVVWSPLALEKLGLAAEFISIDNPVAAEKWVNDIFDKAEAIGSMPEMGRMVPELSYGHYREIIFGHYRIIYKITTEVQILTVRNCRQLLTSDDITNKD, from the coding sequence ATGAAAGTTGTTTGGTCACCATTAGCTCTTGAGAAGTTGGGTCTGGCAGCAGAGTTTATCTCGATAGATAACCCTGTTGCTGCGGAAAAATGGGTAAATGATATTTTCGATAAAGCTGAAGCTATTGGAAGTATGCCTGAGATGGGACGTATGGTTCCGGAGCTGTCTTATGGTCATTATCGAGAGATCATTTTCGGTCATTACCGCATCATCTATAAAATCACGACAGAAGTGCAGATATTAACTGTTCGTAATTGTAGGCAGTTGCTTACTTCTGATGATATAACAAATAAGGATTAA
- a CDS encoding IS91 family transposase: MSEFIELLRVNKDELERQYGAQISNDIRNAISAMLRCKTEQQGRSQWFCAHCHHDDRLPLSCGHRHCPQCQHRTTSDWLLRQKQKLLPTHYFMTTFTLLYQLRILARKQPKALYQLMFSVASGVLKSFAQRQQKGALGFTAVLHTHSRQRNLHPHLHIIIAGGRYDSSKQVWHKSNKQYLFNAFALAKVWRARLLAAINQHPLLWLPQNIPKQWVVDCRCVGYGEPALEYLSRYLYRGVLPDNDIINIEENSVTFRYLDSSTNTKKTRTLPTLEFLMLILQHVLPTGLQRVRDYGFLRGQAKALRVRIQLLLLNVFYQTPQATVTIKTKAIRTCPCCQHDMACVGISRPR, translated from the coding sequence ATGAGTGAGTTTATTGAACTACTTCGGGTGAATAAGGATGAGCTTGAACGCCAATATGGCGCTCAAATCAGCAACGACATTCGCAACGCTATCTCTGCTATGTTGCGGTGTAAAACCGAACAGCAAGGTCGTTCGCAATGGTTTTGTGCTCACTGCCATCACGATGACCGATTGCCGCTCTCTTGCGGTCATCGACATTGCCCACAATGCCAGCACCGCACCACGTCTGATTGGTTGTTGCGTCAAAAACAAAAGCTACTACCCACACACTACTTTATGACCACCTTTACCTTGCTATATCAACTGAGAATACTCGCTCGAAAACAGCCGAAAGCGCTGTATCAACTCATGTTCTCGGTTGCGTCGGGTGTACTGAAAAGCTTTGCTCAAAGACAACAAAAAGGAGCGCTAGGTTTTACCGCCGTGCTGCATACCCACAGTAGGCAACGTAACCTACATCCACACTTGCACATTATTATTGCAGGCGGAAGGTATGACTCATCCAAACAAGTATGGCATAAGAGCAACAAGCAATACTTGTTCAACGCCTTTGCCCTGGCCAAAGTCTGGCGAGCACGGTTGCTGGCGGCGATAAACCAGCACCCACTCCTGTGGCTACCCCAGAATATTCCCAAGCAATGGGTGGTTGACTGCCGATGCGTCGGTTATGGCGAGCCTGCACTGGAATACCTATCTCGTTATCTCTACCGAGGTGTGCTGCCTGACAATGACATCATCAACATCGAAGAAAACAGTGTGACCTTTCGCTATCTAGACAGCAGCACCAACACAAAGAAAACACGCACGTTACCCACTCTTGAGTTCTTAATGCTCATCTTGCAGCACGTCTTGCCCACTGGCTTACAGCGGGTTCGCGACTATGGTTTTTTACGCGGTCAAGCCAAAGCCCTGCGAGTACGTATTCAGCTGCTGTTGTTGAACGTGTTTTATCAAACACCGCAAGCAACCGTGACCATTAAAACCAAAGCCATCCGCACGTGCCCATGCTGCCAGCATGACATGGCGTGCGTTGGCATCAGTCGACCGAGATAG
- a CDS encoding IS66 family transposase — translation MKINLPDIPESEQTPLVKGLIGIIEQLSDTVERQQEEITLLKDEINVLKGQKKRPKFKPSKLDTNTDEKSDQGSTDNKRSGSTKRSKNQTLTIHQDNIVQPEQPLPIGARFKGYRDFVVQELEIQSCNVRYRLACYLLPDGSTVTATLPNGLAGQHFGTRLRSYILYQYHQCQVTQPLLLEQLREWGIDISSGQLNRLLTENHDDLHEEKAELLAAGLQSTGYITTDDTGARHQGKNGFVTHIGNEWFAWFQSSDRKNRINFLSLLRAGNKGYQVNTCALNYMATNKLPAPQLALLANTPVTNFGCEEEWSAHLVQLGIVVKRHIQIATEGALLGCASENEALGKLAVISDGAGQFKVLQHGLCWVHAERLVHKLIPLNEGHQEDIAQVRDEIWSFYKELKEYKKQPCDTKKSALSKEFDRLFTQKTRYELLNQQLKRLNKLKSSLLLVLERPEIPIHTNGSENDLRELVKRRKVSGGTRSDLGRQCRDTFSSLKKTCRKLGVSFWKYLNDRISQSNVIPSLGSLVLQKAHPASAY, via the coding sequence ATGAAAATTAATCTCCCAGACATTCCAGAGTCAGAGCAAACCCCTTTGGTAAAAGGCTTAATTGGGATCATTGAGCAGCTTTCCGATACGGTTGAGCGCCAACAAGAAGAAATCACCCTCCTTAAAGACGAGATCAACGTACTAAAAGGGCAGAAAAAACGGCCCAAGTTCAAGCCGAGTAAACTCGACACAAATACCGATGAAAAGTCAGACCAAGGCTCGACTGATAACAAACGGTCCGGCTCTACCAAGCGTAGCAAAAATCAAACGCTGACCATTCATCAGGATAACATTGTCCAGCCAGAACAACCTTTACCTATCGGGGCACGATTCAAGGGCTACCGAGATTTTGTCGTCCAAGAGCTAGAGATACAGTCGTGCAATGTACGTTATCGCTTAGCTTGCTATCTATTACCTGATGGTTCGACGGTTACCGCTACCTTGCCTAATGGACTAGCAGGCCAACACTTTGGCACTCGACTAAGAAGCTACATCCTCTATCAGTATCATCAATGTCAGGTCACTCAGCCTCTGTTGTTGGAACAACTTAGAGAATGGGGTATCGATATTTCCAGTGGCCAATTAAATCGCTTATTGACCGAAAATCATGATGATTTGCATGAAGAAAAAGCCGAACTTCTGGCTGCAGGCCTGCAAAGCACTGGCTATATCACAACAGATGACACCGGAGCTAGGCATCAGGGCAAGAACGGTTTTGTCACCCACATAGGCAATGAGTGGTTTGCTTGGTTTCAAAGTTCAGACCGAAAAAATCGGATCAACTTCCTGTCACTCCTTCGGGCTGGAAACAAGGGTTATCAGGTGAACACCTGCGCACTAAACTATATGGCGACAAATAAACTCCCTGCTCCCCAGTTAGCATTGTTAGCAAACACACCAGTGACCAACTTTGGATGTGAGGAGGAATGGTCTGCTCATCTAGTTCAGCTGGGTATTGTCGTAAAAAGGCATATTCAAATAGCGACTGAAGGTGCCTTATTGGGTTGCGCGTCAGAGAATGAAGCTTTGGGTAAACTCGCTGTGATCAGTGATGGTGCTGGACAGTTTAAGGTTCTACAACATGGTTTGTGCTGGGTACATGCGGAGCGGTTGGTCCACAAGCTTATTCCGTTGAATGAGGGACATCAAGAAGACATCGCACAAGTACGTGATGAGATTTGGTCGTTCTACAAGGAGCTGAAAGAATACAAAAAACAGCCTTGCGACACGAAGAAATCAGCTCTGTCGAAGGAGTTCGATCGGCTATTTACTCAGAAAACCCGCTATGAGCTCCTTAATCAGCAACTAAAGCGGTTAAACAAATTAAAATCAAGCTTATTGCTGGTATTGGAACGACCAGAAATTCCAATCCATACAAATGGAAGCGAAAATGATCTAAGGGAGCTGGTCAAGCGGCGCAAAGTCAGTGGAGGTACTCGTAGTGATCTTGGCCGACAATGCCGAGATACCTTTTCCAGCCTGAAAAAAACGTGCCGAAAATTAGGGGTTTCCTTCTGGAAATATCTCAACGACCGAATTTCTCAAAGTAATGTAATCCCATCTTTAGGCTCTCTGGTGCTCCAGAAAGCCCACCCTGCCTCGGCTTATTGA